Within the Sphingobium baderi genome, the region CGGCATCCTCGTGGTCGCGAGTGACCGCAACGATATCGCCAATGCCAGGCTTGCCCTTTTCCGCCTTGATCCCACGACCGCCAGGCTGACGGCTTTGGGGAAAGTCGAAGCGGGCACGGGTGAGGCCTATGGCATTTGTATGTCCCGCCAGGGGGGAACTACCTACGCCTTCATCGTCCTGAAGGATGGCACGGTGAATCAGGTCGCGCTCGACACCTCTGCGGCGACACCCGCCGGCCGGATCGTCCGCACCATGAAGCTTGGCACTCAGTCGGAAGGCTGCGCCGTAGATGACCGCACGGGCATTCTCTATGTCGCGGAGGAAGATGTCGGCCTTTGGCGTTTCGATGCCCGTCCCGACGGATCAACCGCCCCGACAAAGATCGCCGCCGCCGATGGTCGGAATCTGGTTGCCGATGCCGAGGGCGTCGCCATCGCACCGATGGGGGAAAAGGATGGCTATGTCCTTGTTTCCAGTCAGGGCGACAACGCTTATGTGGCCTACCGGATCAGCGATGACAGCTATGCCGGGCGCTTCCGTATCGCCAATGGCGTCATCGGTGGGGCAGAGGAAACCGATGGCATCGACCTGATGCTGGGCGATTTCGGTCCCGATTATCCTGGCGGACTCTTCATCGCGCAGGATGGCCACAACGCGACCGTCGCGCAAAATTTCAAGCTGGTGGCCTGGGACGATATCGCCCGCGCATTGGGGCTGACGAAATAAGCCCCTATTTTCACACATGAAAACAGGGCGGTGGGCATCCACCGCCCTTTCCTTTTTTATTTCTTCGTTGCGAACCAGCGTTGCAACGCTGGTTTCAGCCGCGCACGGGTTTCAATCCGCGTCTTGATGCCCGCAATGGCGCGATCCACCACCTTGCGCGATTCGGGCGTCAGATATTGGGCCGCATAACCGTCCAGCTTCTGCGCCATGGCCGGGTCCGCAGAACCGCCGCCCAGCCGCGCCAACGCCTGCGAACGGGCCGAAACATCGATCAGCGCCTCATATTGCTGGCGATGGGCCAGCACATAGTCGACAGCGAGCATCGGATGCTCATAACCCACCTGCGCGATGATGGCTGCGCTGGTGGTCTTGCCCGGCTCGTCCGTCAGCGCGAGGTCGAGCGCCTGGCCAGCGAGCATCTCATCCTTCGTACTCCCCAGCAGCGCAAAGAGCTGGCTCTTGTCGAGATCGGTCTTTGCGCCGTTCGCCATGGCGCGCAGCTTGTTCCATGTCGCCTGATCGGCATTTTTGGCGATGATACCCAGCCAGACATTGCGGAGGGGGCCATCCAAAGCCGCCGGGTTGGAACCTAGCGCAGCGAAACGGCGATTGGCCTCAACCGCCACCGTCTTGTCGCCGACCGCGCCCAGCGTCGAAACGAGGCTGGAGCGCAACACAGGGATCTGCGCGCCTTCGCCCTGCTTCGCATCATAACCGATGGCGGCCAGAAGCGGCGTCAGCTTTGCCGAGGCATAGACCGCGATCCTGGCCTGCGCGGCGGCGTCGCCATCCAGCATCTCATGGGCGCTTTCCAGATAATCCGGCACTTGCGCCAGCACGGCGGGACTAGCGCTGCCGGGCACCGCATCGACAAGATCGAGCGCGAGGTCCATCGGCTGATAGCCGCCAAGGCCAAGCTGCCAATTGTCCGCCAGCAGGCCGATCTGGTCGATGGAGGGGAATTTCGTGAAGTTTTTCGCCAGCGCCTGCACATTGGCGGCCGGATAGAGCGAGCGATAATAGCCCGACTGCCCCGCATTGACGACATAGGCACCGCAGCCCGGCAGGGTGATTTGCCCCTTGCCGCTCAGGATCATGCGCTGGGTCGCACCGCCTAGCGTCTGCGCCATGACAGGTACGTTCCAGCGCAGTGGCGTCCCGCCCTTCCGGTCGCGGCTGAATTCGCCCTGCGTCAGGAACAATATGGTGTTGCCGCCCTTGCACTGCGCGCTTTCCACCGTGACCAGCGGGATGCCCGGCTGGCTGGTGAAGTCGTGGGCAATGGACACCAGTCCCTTGGCCCCCGCACCTTCGACCGCCTGCCACAGGTTGTCGGTTACCGTGTTGCCATAGGCATGTTGCTGCATATAGGCGCGGATGCCGCTGCGCCACACATCCTCCCCGGCATAGCCCTCTAGCATGGTGATGACGGCTTCGCCTTTTTCATAGGTGATCGCGTCGAACGCCTGATTGACCTGATCGACCGTCGCAATCTTTTGGACGACGGGGTGGGTGGTCGCCAACGCATCCAGCCCCATGGCGCTTTCGCGGCCACCGACCCGGTTCAGCAGCATTTCCCATTCCGGTTGCAGCTTGTCCGTCACCTTGGTCGCCATCCAGCTCGCAAAGCCTTCGTTCAACCAGAGGTCGTCCCACCAAGCCATCGTCACGAGGTCGCCGAACCATTGATGCGCCATTTCATGCGCGACCGTTTCGTAGATGCGGCGCTTCTGTGCTTCGGTGGTGAAGCGCGGGTCGACCAGCAAGGCGCGCTCGAAAGTGAAGATCGCGCCCCAATTTTCCATGGCGGAAAAGAATTGGCTCTGCCCCGGCCCCGCGACATTGTCCAATTTGGGCAGTGGATAGGGGACGCCGAAATAGTCGTTGAACCAAGGCAAGATGGCGGCGGAGGCATCCAGCGCCAACTGCGCCTTGCCGGTGTTGCCCTTGCCCGTGATGACGCCGACTTCGGTGGCGCCGGCCATCTTGGTGGCGCGGTCCAGTTCGCCAAGGCCGAAGAACAGCAGGTAGGAGGACATTTTGGGCGTGGTGCCGAAGGTCACCTGCGTCCTGCCTCCGCCCAGATCCTTGCTGTCCTTTACCGGCATGTTGCCGACGGCCATCTCGCCCGTGGGGACGATAGCCGACAGATCGAAAGTCGCCTTATAGCTGGGTTCGTCCCAACTCGGTACGAAGCGCCGCGCGTCGGGCGCTTCGAACTGGGTAAAGAGAGCGCGCTTCGCCTGTCCCGCATTGTCCGTATAGTCGAGCGCGAAAAGCCCGTTCGCCTGCGTGGCGATAACGCCATCATAGGCGATGTCGAGCCGATAGCCGCCCGGCGCAAGCGCCTTGCCGAAGTTCAGCGTCACCGTTTGTGCGGCGGCGTCCACTTTGGCGATGCCCTTCACCGGCTTGCCCTTGACGGGGGTCAGTGTCACCGCCCCGAAATTGAGGTCGGCCGCGTTCAGCACCAGAACGGGCATGGCCTGCGTCACGTTGAGGTCGATCGCCACCCTGCCCGTGAACTTGAGGTTCGGGGCATCCGGCGTGACCGTGATCGCATAGTGGCTGGGAGCCGCGCCGCGCGGCAATTGCGTTGTCACCGTCGCGGCCGGACCGGGCTGTCCCTGCGCGAGGGCGGGGACGGCAATGGCGAGGGGGGCAGCGGCGAGCAGCAAGGGCAGCATCTTCGAAAATGTCATCTGGTTCAGACTCCGACACGTCATGAACGGCGCAGCCGGGACGGTCACGCGCCTTGATGCAAAGCGGCATCGGCTGTTTCGGTTCGCCGGTCAAGGCAGGCGGTCGGACGCGGGAAGGAATTGTCGTGCAATTGCAGGCTTGCGCTGCGACTGTTAGGTGTCTTTCCTTGGCAGGATAGCGGACAAACACCGCCCGAGCCCACTGACAAAGGACATGCATGCGAAATCGACTGACGACCTTCATTCTGGTAGGCATGATCCTGGGCATTGTCACGGGATTCACCGCCAATCTGTGGGTCGGCGGCGACAAGGCGCTGGCCAAGGAGGTGGCAGGCTACTTTCATCTTCTGGCCGACATTTTCCTGCATCTCATCAAAATGATTATCGCGCCGCTGGTATTTTCCACGCTGGTCGCGGGCATCGCCCATATGGGCGACAGCGCCGCGCTGGGACGGATCGGCGGACGAGCGCTGGGATGGTTCATCATCGCCAGCCTCATCTCGCTGGCGCTGGGCCTGATCCTCGTCAATTTCTTCGCGCCGGGCGAGGGATTGAACCTGGTGCGGTCGGGCGCGGCTTCCAGCGTCAATGCCGAGGCGCTCAATTTCCGTGATTTCGTGCTGCACGTCTTTCCTACGTCCATGGTGGGGGCGATGGCGGAAAATTCCATCCTCCAGATCGTCGTCTTCTCCCTGTTCGTGGGCGTGGCGCTGACCGCCATCGGCGACAGGGGCAAGCCCATCGTTACCGTGATCGAGGCGATGGTTGAGTTGATGCTGCAGGTGACGGGCTATGTGATGCGCGTGGCGCCCGTCGCCGTGTTCGGCGCGTTGGCGTCGGCCATCACGACCGAGGGATTGGGCGTGCTCAAGACGTTCGGCGAATTGGTCGGCGAATTCTATTTGTCGCTGCTTGCGCTGTGGCTGCTGCTCTGCGGGGCGGGTGCGATCTTCCTGGGCAGACGGATATTTACTTTGCTGCGCTATGTGCGCGAACCGGTCCTGATCGCCTTTTCAACAGCTTCGTCCGAAGCGGCCTATCCCAAGATGCTGGAGCAGCTTGACCGCTTCGGCGTCCCGCGCCGAATATACAGCTTCGTGCTGCCGCTGGGCTACAGCTTCAACCTTGATGGGTCGATGATGTATGCGTCCTTCGCCACCATCTTCATCGCGCAGGCCTATAATATCGACCTGCCGATCGCGACGCAGATTACCATCCTGCTGGTGCTGATGGTGACGAGCAAGGGCATCGCCGCTGTGCCGCGCGCATCGCTGGTCGTCATCGCCGCGACGCTGGGGCAGTTCAACCTGCCAGTCGAGGGCATTGCCTTCATTCTGGCCGTCGATCATTTCATGGACATGGGCCGCACCGCCACCAATGTGCTGGGCAATGCCATCGCCACATCGGTCGTCACCAAATGGGAAGGTATGCTGGAAGTGGAGGAGCCCGAATACGGAATCCCGCCCAAGGCACCTGCTCATACTCCGTCGCATGGCCGCGCAGGGCTGGAACTGGCGGAGGATATGGTGGACGATGATCGACCGGGCTGAAGACGGCAAATGATGAAGGGCGCGCGGCGGATCGGGGCGGCCGTCATCGCATTGACCGCCGGAGCGGGGCTCGCGATCCAGTTCAGCACGACTTTGGAACAGACGGGATCGGTCGGAGCAACGCTCTGGATACTTGTCCGTTTCTTCACCGTCCTCACCAATATGGCTGTGCTGCTCGTTTTCGGAAAGATCGCGTGCGGAGTGCGAGTGACACCTCGCCTGATCGGCGGCGTGACGCTGGCGATCCTGCTGGTGGGGGTGATTTATGGCCTGTTGCTGCGTGGCCTTCTCAGCCTGAGCGGTGAAGCGCTGCTGGCCGACACGCTTCTGCACAAGGCGACGCCGATACTGGCGGCGCTGTGGTGGATCGGATGCGCGCCCAGGGGCCTTTCATGGCATGATCCATGGTTATGGGCGGCCTTCCCCGCTGCTTATCTGCCCTACGCGCTGGTGCGTGGCGCGCTGGAGGAAACTTACGCTTATCCCTTCATCGATGTGGCGAAGCTGGGCCTTGGACAGGTGCTGTTGAATGCGGTCTTGATCGCCATCGGTTTTTTGATGGCCGGGCACCTGCTTATATGGATCGACCGTCGGTTTCGGTGAGCGTCAGCGGGCAGCCTGCGCTGCCCGCGTCCACCAGATCAGCGTATCGGCGAATTTCGGGAAGCCCCGGTCCAGCGCCGCGCCACCATCGCCCTGCGGCCGTCCCGCTTCATCCAGCGCATCGCCAATCTGGCCGACGCTGAGGCGTTCGGGGATCACCGTCATGCCCATGGCGGACAGCGTCACCGTCCAGTCGGCATGGCTGTTGACGCCAGCGAAACGGCCTGCCGAATAGCTGGCGATGGCGGCGGGGCGGCGGTCGAATTCCTTGAGATAATGATCGACCAGATTCTTGAGGCCCGGTTGGACGCCGCGATTATATTCGCCCGCGGCAAAGACGAAGGCGTCCGCAGCGGAGAGGCGCTGGGCAAGGGCGGACATGGCGGCGGGCGCTTGTCCCGGTGGATAGTCGCTATGGCGCAGGTCCAGCATCGGGAGACCGATTTCCTTTGCGTCGATCAGTTCGGCGCGATGGCCCAGTTCCGCAAAACCATGAAGCAAATAGTCAACTAAACGGATTCCCAGACGACCGCGCCTGTAGGAACCGTATAGGATGAGTATGTCGAGCGCCATGCGAGCCTCCCTTGTCTGTAGGAAGTGTCGCATTGGCGCGCGGCGGCGTCCAGACCGGAACGGGCGGCCTGTGCGTTTCTCAACTTTGCGCGAAACGATCGGCAGCGATCAGCGCAGCTTCGCGATGGAAAGCCCGTCCTGCTTGGCGCGGGCCTTCACCGATTCCTCGCTGCGGGTGAGGGCCCTGGCGATCGCCTTGAGCGCCATGCCCTTCTTCGCGAGCGTATGGAGCTTTTGCAGCTCGTCCGCCGTCCAGGGTTGCTTGTGGCGCTCGAAGCGATCTCCGGCCATCTCGGATCAGTCCGCGAAGGGGTCGCGCACGAGGATGGTGTCCTCGCGTTCCGGGGACGTTGAAACCAGCGTGACCGGACAGCCGATCAGTTCCTCGATCCGGCGGATATATTTGATCGCCTGCGCGGGGAGTTCGGCCCAGCTCCGCGCGCCCGCGGTGGTGTCCTGCCAGCCTTCGATGCTTTCGTATATCGGCTGCGCCTTCGCCTGATCCTGCGCGTGGGCGGGAAGATAATCGTAGGTCGTATCGCCGATCTTGTAGCCGACGCAGATTTGCAGTTCGTCGAACCCGTCGAGCACGTCGAGCTTGGTGAGGGCGATGCCGGTGACGCCCGACACGGCGACCGACTGGCGCACCAGAACCGCATCGAACCAGCCGCAGCGGCGCTTGCGGCCCGTCACCGTGCCGAATTCATGGCCGCGCTCGCCCAGGCGCTGGCCGGTTTCGTTTTCCTGCTCGGTCGGGAAGGGGCCGGAACCGACGCGGGTGGTGTAGGCCTTGACGATGCCGAGCACGAAACCCGCGCCCGAAGGACCAAGGCCGGTGCCGCTCGCCGCCGTGCCCGCCACCGTGTTGGAGGAGGTGACGAAGGGATAGGTGCCATGGTCGATGTCGAGCAGCGTGCCCTGCGCGCCTTCGAACAGGATGCGCTTGCCCTGCGCCTTCGCCTGATTGAGCGTCAGCCAGACCGGCTTGACGAAGGGCAGGATGAAGTCCGCAATGTCGCGCAATTCCGCCATCAGGGCGTCGCGGTCGATGGGCGCTTCGTTGAACCCGGCGCGCAGCGCGTCGTGATGCGCGGTGAGGCGGTCAAGCTGCGGGCCGAGATCGTCGAGATGGGCAAGGTCGCACACGCGAATGGCGCGGCGGCCCACCTTGTCCTCATAGGCCGGGCCGATGCCCCGGCGGGTGGTGCCGATCTTGCCCGCGCCCGATGCATCCTCCCGCAGGCCGTCAAGGTCGCGGTGGAAGGGCAGGATCAGCGGGCAGGTTTCCGCGATCTGGAGATTTTCCGGCGTGATGGCGACGCCCTGCCCCCTGAGCTTGGCGACTTCTTCGCGAAAGTGCCACGGGTCCAGAACGACGCCGTTGCCGATGACGCTCAGCGTGCCGCGCACGATGCCCGAGGGCAGCAGCGAGAGCTTGTAGACCTTCTCTCCCACGACCAGCGTGTGGCCCGCATTATGGCCGCCCTGAAAGCGCGCGACGACGTCGGCGCGTTCCGACAGCCAGTCGACGATCTTGCCTTTGCCTTCATCGCCCCACTGGGCGCCGATCACCGTAACATTTGCCATGGATATAGTCCTTCGCCCCGCCGCGCGGACCCGGCTTGCCCTTCGACGGGACTCGGCAAGCGGGCGGAATAGGGTGGGCGCGTGTCGCCCTGTGCGGGGCGGCGGTTAGCCGCGCCAGCCCCGTAAAGTCAAGTCAGTAAGCGCGCGGCTCCATGCCGTCGAGCCAGTGCGAGCAGCGCAGGCGCTCCCCATTCTCATCGCCGGTCAGGGCGGCGATCGTATGCCAGCCTTCGCCGCGCAGCGCCGCGGCGCGGTTCGCATCATGGCCGATGGGGAGGAACAAGCGCCGCACCGGCTGGCTGCCGAAACCGGCGTCGATCAGCGGATCGGGATAGAGCGAAAAGCCCATGGCCGGTTCGTCCGCGCCATCGGCGCGGGTGATGGCGTAGCTGCCGCCCCGCCCGATTTCACCGATGAAACCGTCCGCGAAGGCCGAGAAGCCGAACCAGTTCTGATATTCAAAGCCGTGGCGCTCCGTCGGATCGAGCGTCAGGGTGATGTCCCAGCCAATCGGTTTGGCGATGGCGCGCAGGCCCGCAATGCGGCTGTCGATGGCGCCGCCAAGCTGCGCGTTCAGGGCTTCGAGGCGCTCCATCGCGGCGTGGAAGGGGCCGGTCGCCTCGATCAGCGGGAGATAGGCGGCGGCGGCGGGACTGATCGCGGCGAGCGCGCCCGCATCCTTGGCGTCGAGTTCGTGGCGGACGGCTTCGATCTCTTCCGGGGCAAGCGGCAGGGGGCCTGCAGCCAGCGTGTCGATCAGGTCCGGCAGGGTGAAGTCGATGGTGAGGCCGGTGACGCCCGCCGCCTGCAATGCCTCTATTGCGACATTCACGATCTCGACGGCGGCGGCGACGCTATCGCTGCCGATCAGCTCCGCGCCGACCTGAAGGCGTTCGCGCTCCGGGCGAAGCTGGTTGGCGCGCAGGCGCAGGACCGGGCCGGAATAAGAAAGACGCAAGGGACGCGGAACGCTGGCAAGGCGGGTGGCGGCGATGCGGCCCACCTGCGCGGTCATGTCCGGGCGAAGAGCCAGGCTGCGCTGCGACACCGGGTCGATAGCGCGCACCAGATCCTGCGCGCGCATGGATTTGAGGCGGCCGACCAGCGTGTCCTCAAACTCCGCGAGGGGCGGCATGACGCGTTCATAGCCGTGGGTGGCCACGGTATCGAGCACGCGGCGCGCAAGCCGCGCGGAGGCTTCCGCCTGCGGTGGCAGGCGGTCGGACAATCCTTCAGGCAGGAGGCCGGGGGGAAAGCTCATAGCCCCCTCACCCCTTGGCAGGAGGGTTGGGAAGAGGGGGCATCGCGCAACGCTTGAGCAATCACACTCAACACTCTCTCAATATTCCCCATCACGTCAGGATTCGAAAAACGGATCACACGATACCCCAGCGATTCCAGAAACTCTGTTCGCCGCGTGTCATAGCGATCTTCGGCGGAATGTGTATCCCCGTCGATCTCCAGGATGAGTCTGGCCGCTTTGGAGGCGAGATCCACGGTACAGGGCGCGATGATCGTCTGGCGGGTGAATTGGCGATTTTCGAAGCGGTTGGCCCGCAAGGCGAGCCAGAGTTTTTGTTCGGCGGGTGTGGAGGTGGAGCGCATGGATTTTGCGCGTTCCTTCAAGGTTGCATCCAGACGCATCGGCGCTCCCCCTCTCCCGACCCTCTCCCCGAGGGGAGAGGGCTTTGCCGGGCTTATGCGAAGTGCAGCGGCTTCACCGTCTTGACGCCGGTCAGCTTGCCGATCTCCTCACGCAGGCCGTCCGTCACCGCACCGTCGACCGACAGCAGCAGCACGGCTTCGCCGCCCTGGTTGCGGCGGCCCAGATGGAAGGTGCCGATATTGACGCCCGCTTCGCCCAGCGTCGAACCCAGACGGCCGATGAAGCCGGGCGCGTCCTGATTGACGATATAGAGCATGGTGCCGGTGAGGTCGGCCTCCACCTTGATGCCGAACAGTTCGACAAGGCGCGGCTGGGCATGGCCGAACAGCGTGCCCGCTACCGACTTGTCGCCCGATTCGGTGGTGACGGTGACGCGCACGAGGGTCTGGTAATCGCCTTCGCGGTCGTGGCGGACTTCGCGCACGTCAAGGCCGCGTTCCTTGGCCAGGAAGGGCGCGTTCACCATGTTCACCGTGTCGGAATAGACGCGCATCAGGCCCGCGAGCACCGCCGCGGTGATCGGCTTCTGGTTGAGTTCGGCGGCATGGCCTTCAACCTCTACCGCAACGCCGGTGATGGCGTCGCCTTCAAGCTGGCCGACCAGCGAGCCGAGCTTTTCGGCGATGGCCATATAGGGCTTGAGCTTGGGCGCTTCCTCGGCCGACAGGCTGGGCATGTTGAGCGCGTTGGTGACGCCGCCCGATACGAGGAAATCGGCCATCTGCTCAGCCACCTGAAGCGCGACATTGACCTGCGCTTCGGTGGTCGACGCGCCCAGATGCGGGGTGCAGACGAAACCGGGCGTGCCGAACAGCGGCGAATCCTTGGCCGGTTCGGTTTCGAACACGTCCAGCGCCGCGCCCGCGACCTGGCCGCTGTCGAGCGCATCCTTGAGCGCCGCCTCGTCGATCAGGCCGCCGCGCGCGCAGTTGACGATGCGGACGCCCTTCTTCGTCTTGGCAAGATTTTCGCGGCTCAGGATATTGCGGGTCTGGTCGGTGAGCGGCGTGTGCAGGGTGATGAAATCCGCCTTCGCCAGCAGCGTGTCGAGATCGGCCTTCTCCACGCCCATTTCGACGGCGCGTTCCGGGGTGAGGAAGGGGTCGAAGGCGACGACCTTCATCTTGAGGCCCAAGGCGCGGCTGGCGACGATGGAGCCGATATTGCCCGCGCCGATCAGGCCCAGCGTCTTGCCGGTGACTTCGACGCCCATGAAGCGGTTCTTTTCCCACTTGCCCTGCTGGGTCGAGACGTCGGCTTCGGGAAGCTGGCGGGCGAGCGCGAACATCAGCGCGATGGCATGTTCGGCGGTGGTGATGGAATTGCCGAAGGGCGTGTTCATGACGACGACGCCCTTGGCCGACGCCGCCGGAATGTCGACATTGTCGACGCCGATGCCTGCGCGGCCCACGACCTTGAGGTTGGTGGCGGCGTCGAGGATCTCCTTCGTCACCTTGGTCGAACTGCGGATGGCGAGGCCGTCATACTGGCCGATGATCGCCTTCAGTTCTTCCGGGGTCTTGCCGGTGATTTCGTCGACCTCCACGCCGCGCTCGCGGAAGATCGCGGCGGCATTGGGGTCCATCTTGTCGGAAATGAGTACCTTGGGCATGGGAATGCTCCTTGAATATGGTCCGTTCGGTTGAGCCGGTCGGAAGAGCCGGACAATGAAGGGCTTCGACAGACTCAGCCCGAACGATGACAGGTTGGATCAAGCGGCCTTGGTCTGGGCGTAGGCCCAGTCGAGCCAGGGGCCGAGCGCTTCGATGTCGGCGGTGTCGACAGTCGCGCCGCACCAGATGCGAAGACCGGCCGGGGCGTCGCGATAGCCCGCGACGTCATAGGCCGCGCCTTCCTTTTCGAGGAGGGCCGCAAAGCTCTTGATGAAGGCTTCGTCGGCGCCCGCGACGGTGAGGCACACGCTGGTCTTCGAGCGCGAGGGGGTGTCGGCGGCGAGATGGCCGAGCCAGTCGCGGTCCGCCACGATCTTGTCCAGAGCCGCCGCATTGGCGTCGCTGCGGGCGATCAGGCCCTTTGCGCCGCCGACCGACTTGCCCCATTCCAGCGCGAAGATCGCGTCCTCGACCGCCAGCATGGAGGGGGTGTTGATCGTCTCGCCCTTGAACACGCCCTCGGCCAGCTTGCCCTTACTCATCAGGCGGAACACCTTGGGCAGCGGCCAGGCGGGGGTGTGGGTTTCGAGGCGCTCGACCGCGCGGGGACCGAGGATCAGCACGCCATGCGCGCCTTCGCCGCCCAGCACCTTCTGCCAGGAGAAGGTAGCGACGTCGATCTTCGCCCAGTCGATGTCATAGGCGAACACCGCGCTGGTCGCGTCGGCAAAGGTCAGCCCTTCGCGGTCCGCCGGAATCCAGTCGGCGTTCGGCACGCGCACGCCCGAGGTGGTGCCGTTCCAGGTGAACAGCACGTCGTTGCTGAAATCCACTGCCGACAGATCGGGCAACTGGCCATAGTCGGCGCGGATGACCGCGGGGTTGAGGTTCAATTGCTTGGCGGCGTCCGTCACCCAGCCTTCGCCGAAGCTTTCCCACGCCAGCGTCGTGACGGGCTTCGCGCCCAGCATCGTCCACATCGCCATTTCAAAGGCGCCGGTGTCGGAACCCGGCACGATGCCGATGCGGTGGGTTTCGGGCAGGTTCAGAAGCTCGCGCATCAGGTCGATGCAATAAGCGAGGCGGGTCTTGCCGATCTTCGAGCGGTGCGAGCGGCCCAGCGAATCCGTGGAGAGCGCAGCGGCGCTCCAGCCCGGAGGCTTGGCGCAGGGACCGGAAGAGAAAAAGGGGCGAGCCGGCTTGGTGGCGGGCTTGGCGGCAGGCGCAAGAGTGGCGTCTGCGGCAGTCGGTTCAGTCATGTAATGCTTCTCCTTACAGAGAGCACGCGCGGCGTTGGGACCGCGTGGCCCGCCGGTCGCCCTAAAGAGATCGGCGGGAGAGTCAAGAGCAGAACAAAATGCGACGAATCGAGGCCCGCGTTAACCACCGTCTGAAAAGAACGTGCTAAATGCTTGATTCATGGAAGAGCGGGCGTGGGACAATCTGTTTCGACGCGGCGCGGGCCTTGCCGCGCTGTTGACAATGACTTTGGCGTTGGCGGCATGCGGCGGCGACCTGGTGCCGCGCGGCCGGGTGAGCAGCGCGTCCAAACCGCATAAAGCCAAAACGGCCCGTCCCGCCGCTCCGCCGACGATGGAAGTGCGGCAGTGCATGGCGAAGCTGCAATCGCAATCCGTCGCCTTCACGCCACTGCCCGATCAGAATTTCGGCGGCGGATGCAGCGCCCTGGGCAGCGTCAAGCTGCTCGACATCGGCGTGCCCGCGACCAATCTGGGCGCGATGACGTGCAATCTCGCCGCCAATTTCGCGGCATGGGCGCGTTTTGGCGTGCAGCCCGCCGCCCGGTTGATCCTGGGCGCTGAGATCGTGCGGATCGAAACATTCGGCACCTATAATTGCCGCCCCATCGCGGGCAGCGGCAAGCTTTCCGAACATGCCCACAGCAATGCAATCGACGTATCGGCCTTTGTCCTGTCGGACGGGCGGCGCATTTCGATTGAGAAAGACTGGAGCGGCGACCGGCGCACGCGACAGTTCCTGGAAGTCATCCATGCCAGCGCCTGCAAGCGGTTCCGCACGGTGCTCAGTCCCAATTATAATGCCGCGCATCACGACCATTTCCATTTCGACATGGGCGGCAAGGGCGGCTTCTGCCGCTGACAAGCCCCCTTGGCATGCCCGCCTTTGCTGCCTAGTGGGTCGGCATGACCAAGAAAGAAATCGCCGAACGTAAATTCCGTCCGGCAAAGCAGGAAGCCGATGACGCCCGCAAGGCGATCGAAACGCCGCAGACCACCAGCGCGGCCTATCGTCTGGCCTTTCAGGATAATGAATTCCTGTTGCGGGAAGATTTGCGGCCCGTCCGGTTCCAGCTGGAACTGCTCAAGCCGGAACTGTTGATGGCCGAAGCGCGGATCGAATCGACCTTCGTCTTTTACGGATCGGCCCGCATCCCCGAACCCGAAGAGGCGCAGGCGCGAATTGACGCCGCGACCACGCCGGAACAGCGGCGGATCGCGGAGAATCTGGGCCGGAAGGCGCGCTATTATGACGAAGCGCGCAAACTGGCGCGCATCGCCGCCGCCTATCCGCCCAATCCCGCCGGGTGCCGCCATTTCGTCGTCTGTTCGGGCGGCGGCCCGTCCATCATGGAAGCGGCCAACCGGGGCGCGGCGGACATCGGGGCGCAGACCATCGGCATGAACATCGTCCTGCCGCATGAACAGGCGCCCAATCGGTTCGTGACGCCGGAGCTGTCCTTCCAGTTCCACTATTTCGCGCTCCGCAAGATGCATTTCCTGCTGCGGGCGCGGGCGCTCGCGGTCTTTCCGGGCGGCTTCGGCACGTTCGACGAGTTTTTCGAGCTGCTGACACTGGTGCAGACCGGCAAGATGACGCCTATCCC harbors:
- a CDS encoding extensin family protein, which gives rise to MEERAWDNLFRRGAGLAALLTMTLALAACGGDLVPRGRVSSASKPHKAKTARPAAPPTMEVRQCMAKLQSQSVAFTPLPDQNFGGGCSALGSVKLLDIGVPATNLGAMTCNLAANFAAWARFGVQPAARLILGAEIVRIETFGTYNCRPIAGSGKLSEHAHSNAIDVSAFVLSDGRRISIEKDWSGDRRTRQFLEVIHASACKRFRTVLSPNYNAAHHDHFHFDMGGKGGFCR
- a CDS encoding LOG family protein yields the protein MTKKEIAERKFRPAKQEADDARKAIETPQTTSAAYRLAFQDNEFLLREDLRPVRFQLELLKPELLMAEARIESTFVFYGSARIPEPEEAQARIDAATTPEQRRIAENLGRKARYYDEARKLARIAAAYPPNPAGCRHFVVCSGGGPSIMEAANRGAADIGAQTIGMNIVLPHEQAPNRFVTPELSFQFHYFALRKMHFLLRARALAVFPGGFGTFDEFFELLTLVQTGKMTPIPILLFGRDFWNRVVNFEALADEGVIAPSDLNLITWVETAEEAWAAVEAFYEDMEAPGCD